Proteins encoded by one window of Methanobacterium sp. CWC-01:
- the pyrB gene encoding aspartate carbamoyltransferase, with amino-acid sequence MVFSQRDIISIRDFSKDDIDYILRIAEKMEPIARSQESSDILSGKLLGMLFYEPSTRTRLSFEAAMKRLGGSTIGFAEARTSSATKGEKLTDTVRTVGEYTDALVLRHNMEGTARLAADIVDVPVINAGDGAGQHPTQTLLDLYTMKRLLGKIRDLHVALVGDLKYGRTVHSLAYALAMFGARMSFVSPPELKMPREIMEDLSGAGVTVQETSEIRDVLSYVDVLYVTRIQKERFPDPQEYLKIKGAYTIDKELLKNSEAMVMHPLPRVDEIAPDVDDTPYGKYFQQAFYGVPVRMALLKSLIKQKI; translated from the coding sequence ATGGTTTTCAGTCAAAGAGACATCATTTCCATTAGAGATTTCAGTAAGGATGATATTGATTACATTTTAAGAATTGCTGAGAAGATGGAACCCATCGCTCGGTCCCAGGAATCATCAGATATTTTATCCGGAAAACTTCTGGGTATGCTGTTCTATGAGCCATCCACCCGTACTAGGTTATCATTTGAGGCAGCCATGAAACGTCTGGGGGGAAGTACCATTGGTTTTGCTGAGGCTAGGACCAGCAGTGCCACTAAGGGTGAAAAACTTACCGACACGGTGCGAACTGTGGGTGAATATACCGATGCTTTGGTGCTGCGACATAATATGGAAGGAACTGCCCGTCTGGCTGCAGATATCGTGGACGTGCCGGTGATTAATGCTGGAGATGGAGCTGGACAGCACCCCACCCAGACTTTGCTGGATTTGTACACCATGAAAAGGTTGCTGGGTAAGATCAGGGATCTGCATGTGGCCCTGGTGGGTGATCTTAAATATGGGAGAACGGTGCATTCCCTGGCCTACGCCCTGGCCATGTTTGGGGCTCGGATGAGCTTTGTATCACCACCGGAGTTGAAGATGCCCAGGGAGATTATGGAAGATCTGAGTGGAGCCGGAGTTACCGTCCAGGAGACCAGTGAAATAAGGGATGTTTTATCCTATGTGGATGTTCTCTACGTCACCAGGATCCAAAAAGAACGTTTTCCAGATCCACAGGAATACTTGAAGATTAAGGGGGCTTACACCATCGATAAAGAGCTTTTAAAAAATAGTGAAGCCATGGTGATGCATCCTCTGCCCAGGGTTGATGAAATAGCTCCCGATGTGGATGACACACCCTACGGGAAATACTTCCAGCAAGCATTCTATGGGGTGCCAGTGCGAATGGCACTTTTAAAGTCTTTGATTAAACAAAAGATATAA
- a CDS encoding orc1/cdc6 family replication initiation protein, producing MMNIFEELGEKKSIFKCKKYLDHRFLPDYLPHRDEQIKSVAKYWIEALGNVTPPDVTIYGKTGTGKTAVAKFAKKQLEQVARDKNVNVRVEYIRCTDYTTEYQVIARLCQQMGQDVPYRGWTKAEVVHAFRNLFKKNVFGKNLILIIILDEIDILLKNDGDGLLYTLTRTENVAIASISNYVEFKQFIKPRVKSSLRDREIVFPPYNAQQLVDILEERAKLSFNEGSLENEVIPLCAALAAREEGDARYALDLLRTSGELADEKGTDIVHEDYVREAKDNIEHNKVTDIVMTLPSQQQKVLESLLYLTNHKEEITSGRLYDVYKDITKGDSVSYRRIFDFINELEMLGLISTKTVSRGRGKGRTNIIDLQCDTHLLEDAMWQ from the coding sequence TTGATGAACATTTTTGAAGAATTGGGTGAAAAAAAATCTATTTTTAAATGTAAAAAATATCTTGATCATCGTTTTTTACCGGACTATCTACCACACCGGGATGAACAAATAAAATCTGTGGCTAAGTACTGGATCGAGGCTTTGGGTAATGTAACTCCACCGGATGTGACCATTTATGGCAAAACCGGAACTGGAAAAACTGCAGTGGCTAAATTTGCCAAGAAACAATTGGAACAAGTGGCCCGGGATAAAAATGTTAATGTCCGGGTGGAATACATCCGTTGCACTGATTATACCACTGAATATCAAGTTATTGCTAGATTATGCCAACAGATGGGTCAGGATGTACCCTATCGTGGTTGGACCAAAGCGGAAGTGGTGCATGCCTTCCGCAACCTTTTTAAAAAGAACGTTTTTGGAAAGAATCTTATTCTAATAATTATCCTGGACGAAATTGACATACTCCTCAAAAATGATGGTGATGGCCTTCTTTACACTCTTACCCGAACTGAAAATGTTGCTATAGCTTCTATAAGTAACTACGTCGAATTTAAACAATTCATAAAACCCCGTGTAAAAAGTAGTCTGCGGGATCGGGAGATTGTTTTCCCACCTTATAATGCCCAACAGCTGGTGGACATTCTTGAAGAACGTGCTAAATTATCTTTTAATGAAGGTTCTCTTGAAAATGAGGTCATACCCCTCTGCGCAGCTTTGGCTGCCCGAGAAGAGGGTGATGCCCGTTACGCTTTAGATCTGCTTCGAACCTCTGGTGAACTGGCTGATGAGAAAGGAACCGATATCGTGCATGAAGACTATGTAAGGGAAGCTAAGGATAATATTGAGCATAATAAGGTCACTGACATAGTAATGACCCTTCCCAGTCAGCAACAGAAAGTTCTGGAATCTTTACTATACCTCACCAACCATAAAGAGGAAATTACGAGTGGAAGACTCTATGATGTTTATAAAGACATTACTAAGGGTGATTCTGTTTCCTACCGGCGAATATTTGATTTCATAAATGAACTGGAAATGTTAGGGCTTATATCTACCAAAACGGTTTCCAGAGGGCGGGGTAAAGGCCGGACCAATATAATTGACCTCCAGTGTGACACCCATCTTTTGGAAGATGCCATGTGGCAGTAA
- a CDS encoding cobalamin biosynthesis protein yields the protein MLNLLFLLILSLMIDILWGEVPAPIHPVVWMGKAIDHFSVRLTRWDSKISGLVLTSITISIFVIIFYFLLVLASFSHIVFIIVSALLLSTIFAIKGLYRTASEIQNELEGNVDKARELVSYLVSRDTETLSKNELASATVESITENINDSVTAPIFYILLAGILVTFLYGVDVSQNFLLNSLNGLNLNGLNWFFEVTNPFTNSWYSFTLLILPILIGVFYRVVNTLDAMVGYNNDKYKTIGYFPAKLDDIINFLPSRITGLMVIMAAAIGGLAWKNSWKIMKRDAKKTPSPNSGYPMAAAAGALNVQLEKPGIYVLGKSVDHLDSKNHLDNKMIGKAIFLTKITIALFLLLCFTIYLIFYLTITII from the coding sequence ATGCTTAATCTATTGTTCCTATTAATATTATCACTCATGATAGATATCTTGTGGGGAGAAGTCCCTGCACCAATACATCCCGTAGTGTGGATGGGAAAGGCTATAGATCACTTTTCAGTCCGTTTAACAAGATGGGATAGTAAAATATCAGGTCTGGTACTGACGTCCATCACCATTTCAATTTTCGTGATTATATTCTATTTCCTGCTTGTTTTAGCAAGTTTTTCCCATATTGTGTTCATCATAGTATCAGCCCTTCTATTATCAACTATATTTGCCATAAAAGGACTATACCGAACTGCCAGCGAAATACAAAATGAGTTAGAAGGGAATGTTGACAAAGCTCGTGAACTGGTTTCGTATCTAGTGAGTAGAGACACTGAAACCCTTTCAAAAAATGAATTAGCCTCAGCTACGGTGGAAAGCATCACTGAAAATATTAATGATTCGGTCACCGCACCAATATTCTACATATTACTGGCTGGAATATTGGTTACATTCCTTTATGGTGTGGATGTAAGCCAAAATTTTCTCCTAAACTCTTTAAATGGTTTGAATTTAAATGGTTTGAACTGGTTTTTTGAAGTCACCAATCCATTTACCAATTCATGGTACTCATTCACACTCCTTATACTACCCATCCTTATTGGGGTTTTCTACCGTGTGGTTAACACTCTAGATGCCATGGTTGGATATAATAACGATAAATACAAGACTATCGGGTATTTCCCGGCCAAGTTAGATGATATCATAAATTTTTTACCATCACGCATCACTGGCCTCATGGTGATAATGGCCGCTGCAATTGGTGGCCTAGCCTGGAAGAATTCATGGAAAATAATGAAACGTGATGCCAAAAAGACTCCCAGTCCTAACTCTGGATACCCAATGGCAGCAGCAGCTGGAGCTTTGAATGTGCAACTTGAAAAACCAGGGATTTATGTTTTGGGAAAATCTGTAGATCATTTAGATAGTAAAAATCATTTAGATAATAAAATGATAGGAAAAGCCATTTTCCTTACAAAAATTACCATTGCACTGTTCCTGCTGCTTTGCTTCACCATCTACCTAATTTTCTATCTAACAATTACAATTATCTAA
- a CDS encoding cobalt-precorrin 5A hydrolase: MRFAIVSITKNGVILADKLSHKLSEDPTVIQVDRYVGDVKDTFMKIYDDYDCIIAIMATGIVIRTICNLIKSKETDPAFLVIDDNGKHVISLLSGHLGGANDYTLKVSQALDANPVITTSTDVSKKMGVDALARKYWLSLSNLNTVKALNRAITDGQILDLYLPTRYDFVEENEIARNTYKFHYWDDNHIRVDFEEISLILNPLPLVAGVGSRRGVSDKQVLNCLEEAAALLKIPVDRLDIISTGEMKKDEEGIIEAAWSLGIPVEVVSVDALEVYIHPDLKPSILVEKKFGVVGVAEPSALITAGDSSRLILSKTSKNGVSVAVAVSGRLY, from the coding sequence ATGAGATTTGCCATTGTTAGCATCACCAAAAATGGGGTTATCTTAGCTGATAAATTAAGTCATAAACTATCAGAGGATCCCACTGTCATACAAGTTGATCGTTATGTGGGTGATGTGAAAGACACATTTATGAAGATATACGATGACTATGACTGTATCATAGCTATAATGGCTACTGGAATAGTTATAAGGACCATTTGTAATTTAATAAAAAGTAAAGAAACAGATCCAGCATTCCTGGTAATTGATGATAATGGAAAACATGTTATTAGCCTTTTATCAGGTCATTTGGGCGGAGCCAATGATTACACCCTCAAAGTTTCCCAGGCATTAGATGCCAATCCCGTGATAACCACCTCTACTGATGTTTCAAAAAAGATGGGTGTGGATGCACTGGCCCGTAAGTATTGGCTTTCACTTAGTAATCTTAACACCGTTAAAGCTCTTAACCGGGCCATAACCGATGGACAAATCCTGGATTTATATCTTCCCACTCGTTATGATTTTGTTGAAGAGAATGAAATTGCCCGTAATACGTATAAATTTCATTATTGGGATGATAATCATATACGTGTTGATTTTGAAGAGATAAGTTTGATTTTAAACCCTCTACCTTTGGTAGCTGGTGTGGGAAGCCGAAGGGGAGTTTCCGATAAACAAGTTTTGAACTGTTTAGAAGAGGCTGCCGCTCTTTTAAAGATCCCTGTGGATCGTTTAGATATTATTTCTACTGGAGAAATGAAAAAAGATGAGGAAGGTATTATTGAAGCCGCATGGAGTCTTGGAATACCAGTTGAGGTAGTTTCCGTCGATGCCCTTGAAGTTTACATCCATCCGGATCTTAAACCTTCTATCTTGGTTGAGAAAAAATTTGGAGTTGTGGGAGTGGCAGAACCGTCTGCCCTAATCACTGCTGGAGATTCTTCGAGACTGATACTAAGTAAAACAAGTAAAAATGGAGTTTCAGTTGCGGTAGCAGTCTCTGGAAGGTTGTATTAA
- a CDS encoding UPF0147 family protein, with amino-acid sequence MTTEAFERCNQILQHIMEDTSVPRNIRRAAEESRDLLAADDDEPSIRASTVISILDEISNDPNIPIHARTLIWEVLSELESIRH; translated from the coding sequence ATGACTACCGAAGCTTTTGAACGTTGTAATCAGATTTTACAACATATAATGGAGGATACTAGTGTACCTCGCAACATCCGAAGAGCTGCCGAAGAATCAAGAGATTTATTGGCAGCAGATGATGATGAACCATCCATCAGGGCCAGTACAGTTATTTCGATACTGGATGAAATCAGCAACGACCCTAACATCCCCATACATGCTCGAACACTTATTTGGGAAGTTTTAAGTGAGCTTGAATCTATAAGACATTAA
- a CDS encoding class II aldolase/adducin family protein, translated as MKVAETSQHIYKQGLSPGKSGNVSMKKDDLVAITPTKTSLKDVGSESVALVGLDGKILTEGVIPSSELELHLMIYQERDDVEGIVHTHSPYATGFALAGKKINRLEGLGAVNKSYLEMVDYAPPGSSKLAQLVKNGIKKEDILIMKAHGVVSVGPSIHEAVLMAEWVEKTAKTLFVAQILKNNGNI; from the coding sequence ATGAAAGTTGCAGAAACTTCTCAGCACATATATAAGCAAGGACTGTCCCCGGGTAAGTCCGGGAACGTGAGCATGAAAAAGGATGATTTAGTAGCCATAACTCCCACGAAAACTTCTTTAAAAGATGTTGGGAGCGAATCTGTGGCTCTAGTTGGTCTGGATGGAAAAATTCTAACTGAAGGAGTGATTCCCTCATCAGAGTTGGAACTGCACCTGATGATCTACCAGGAACGGGATGATGTGGAAGGAATAGTCCACACCCACTCCCCATATGCTACTGGATTTGCACTGGCTGGAAAGAAAATTAATCGTCTAGAAGGATTGGGAGCAGTGAACAAATCATACTTGGAGATGGTGGATTATGCTCCGCCGGGAAGTTCAAAACTAGCCCAACTGGTAAAAAATGGTATTAAGAAAGAAGATATTCTGATAATGAAGGCTCATGGGGTGGTTTCAGTAGGGCCCTCCATCCATGAAGCAGTTCTAATGGCAGAATGGGTGGAAAAAACTGCTAAAACGTTGTTTGTTGCCCAGATTCTAAAAAATAATGGAAATATTTAG
- a CDS encoding DNA-directed DNA polymerase II small subunit, producing MTSDLILKFADAEILLDDAAYRKINSHNDSKELADSLINDLVNNGDSIFLLTGEMVDEFLEDLEEKDGLREPIRQSKLLPQEFDFQILQDASKKSYTNGEIKDFSSYFANRYHKIWQMLTRKQELKNAQPIKNAQRSEDVVEVVGMVNDIRYTKKNHKFMEIEDETGTMSLLVHNDNHQLYEDAERIVKDQVVGVVGSRKGSLLMASQIINPGVPRIDEKQMNFSAVFLSDTHIGSSTFLEKAFQRFIMWMNGDYGDELQREIANDVKYLVIAGDIVDGIGVYPGQDKELNIKDIYQQYEEAARLLGDVTNVKIIIAPGNHDACRLAEPQPALPEEYAKDLYQMNNVEFVSNPSLISMDGIKTLIYHGRSFDDLAMTVKGLSHQNSDIIMKELLEKRHLAPIYGERTPLASEIEDHLVIEDVPDVFHTGHVHINSYKKYKGIHLINSGTFQSQTEFQKIYNIVPTCAQVPVLNRGSMKLLKFN from the coding sequence ATGACAAGTGATCTGATCCTTAAATTTGCTGATGCGGAAATTCTGCTGGATGATGCTGCTTACCGTAAAATAAACAGCCACAATGATAGTAAAGAACTGGCAGACTCTCTTATTAATGATTTGGTTAATAATGGTGATTCCATATTTCTTTTAACCGGAGAAATGGTGGATGAATTTCTGGAAGATCTGGAAGAGAAGGACGGTTTAAGGGAACCCATCCGGCAGAGCAAACTTCTGCCCCAGGAATTTGATTTTCAAATTTTACAGGACGCCAGTAAGAAGTCCTACACCAATGGCGAAATTAAAGACTTTTCTTCCTACTTTGCCAATCGCTATCATAAGATCTGGCAGATGCTCACCAGGAAACAAGAGCTTAAAAATGCCCAGCCCATTAAAAATGCCCAGAGAAGTGAAGATGTGGTGGAAGTGGTGGGAATGGTGAACGACATCCGTTACACCAAGAAAAACCATAAATTCATGGAAATCGAGGACGAAACTGGTACCATGTCTCTTTTGGTCCATAACGATAACCACCAACTCTATGAGGATGCCGAGCGCATTGTTAAAGATCAAGTGGTGGGAGTGGTCGGTAGTAGGAAAGGGAGTTTGCTGATGGCCAGCCAGATCATAAATCCAGGAGTGCCCAGAATTGATGAGAAGCAGATGAATTTTTCAGCTGTATTCCTCTCCGACACCCATATCGGTAGTTCAACTTTCCTGGAAAAAGCATTCCAGAGATTTATAATGTGGATGAATGGGGACTACGGAGATGAACTGCAACGCGAAATTGCTAACGATGTGAAGTACTTGGTAATTGCCGGGGATATAGTGGATGGAATTGGAGTTTATCCTGGTCAGGATAAAGAATTGAACATCAAAGACATATACCAGCAGTATGAAGAGGCCGCCCGCCTACTGGGAGATGTAACCAACGTTAAAATCATTATTGCTCCGGGAAACCACGATGCCTGCCGGTTGGCTGAACCACAACCCGCACTCCCGGAAGAGTATGCCAAGGACTTGTATCAGATGAATAATGTGGAATTTGTCAGTAACCCTTCTCTGATTAGTATGGATGGGATTAAAACATTGATATACCATGGTAGAAGCTTTGATGACTTGGCCATGACGGTTAAGGGACTTAGCCATCAGAATTCAGATATTATAATGAAGGAACTTTTGGAAAAACGTCACTTAGCACCCATATATGGTGAAAGGACACCTCTAGCCTCGGAAATTGAAGATCACTTAGTCATAGAGGACGTGCCTGACGTATTTCATACCGGTCATGTCCATATAAATAGTTACAAGAAATACAAGGGAATTCACCTTATCAACAGTGGAACCTTCCAATCCCAGACCGAGTTTCAGAAGATATATAACATCGTGCCTACCTGCGCCCAGGTACCTGTGCTTAATCGTGGATCCATGAAGCTTCTTAAGTTTAATTAG
- the cobJ gene encoding precorrin-3B C(17)-methyltransferase, which produces MIYVVGIGPRRDDMTIRALKILQDADVVIGYGGYLKQIRDLTEGKQVIARGMGQELERVELAISHSRRGKKVALVSSGDPGVYGMANVLYQVLGKYEDVKVEVVPGVTAATYTAALLGAPLHDFAVISLSDILTPISEIKRKTRKAAEADLIIVFYNPRGKRRTIPLQEAYQILMDIRKAETPVGTVKTGENGPEVNVTTLEQLSLEDVDMSTTILVGNTFTYLQDGKMVTPRGYHIPHPIHPLASDFYEKYLAGEGVEGANLSCEYYPCHQHPQNCTFCYCPFYPCGDSSTGGRWIKEKQVWSCEGCRWIHQDQTVQCIQGKLDQLLHNIDDLENHKKELLKLRRECVFFTK; this is translated from the coding sequence ATGATATATGTGGTTGGAATAGGACCTCGACGTGATGACATGACCATTCGGGCTCTAAAGATCCTCCAGGACGCTGATGTGGTCATTGGTTACGGAGGCTATTTGAAGCAGATCCGCGATCTGACCGAAGGAAAACAGGTAATAGCCCGGGGCATGGGCCAGGAACTGGAAAGGGTGGAACTGGCCATTTCCCATTCACGCCGGGGGAAAAAGGTTGCGCTTGTTAGTAGCGGTGACCCGGGAGTGTATGGCATGGCTAACGTGCTCTACCAGGTTCTAGGCAAATATGAGGATGTGAAGGTGGAGGTGGTTCCTGGGGTCACGGCAGCAACCTACACCGCCGCACTGTTAGGTGCTCCACTACACGATTTTGCTGTTATTAGCTTAAGCGATATTTTAACTCCTATTTCTGAGATAAAAAGAAAGACCAGGAAGGCTGCCGAGGCGGATTTAATAATTGTTTTCTATAATCCTCGCGGTAAACGCCGAACAATTCCCCTGCAAGAGGCGTATCAGATTTTAATGGATATTCGGAAGGCTGAAACTCCGGTGGGAACGGTCAAAACCGGAGAAAATGGCCCGGAAGTCAATGTTACCACCTTGGAGCAGCTTTCTCTGGAGGATGTGGATATGTCCACCACCATCCTGGTGGGCAATACCTTCACCTACCTTCAGGATGGTAAAATGGTAACTCCCCGCGGTTACCACATACCCCACCCCATTCATCCCTTGGCTTCAGATTTTTATGAGAAATATTTGGCGGGTGAAGGAGTGGAAGGAGCCAATCTATCCTGTGAATACTACCCCTGCCACCAGCATCCCCAAAACTGCACCTTCTGTTACTGTCCCTTTTACCCCTGCGGCGACTCCAGCACCGGCGGCCGGTGGATAAAAGAAAAGCAAGTTTGGAGTTGTGAAGGGTGCCGGTGGATACACCAGGACCAAACTGTGCAGTGCATACAGGGCAAGCTAGATCAATTGTTGCACAACATCGATGACTTGGAGAATCACAAAAAAGAGCTTCTTAAATTACGACGGGAGTGCGTCTTCTTCACCAAATAA
- the dapF gene encoding diaminopimelate epimerase — protein MTTKNIILFSKMHGLGNDYVVINESEETLIPEDKKPIVVEQLCRRGFSIGADGVIFVSPSEMAQIRFRIFNADGSEAEMCGNGIRCFAKFIYENHVVEQETIKVETLGGIKTLELNVLEGEVISTRVDMGLASFLAQEIPMITDKEEFLDEELDVDGKKFALTTVNVGNPHAVIFTDDLNDVALEEVGPLLENHSAFPERINVHFVRIISPCEVEMITWERGAGFTLACGTGATSVALSGYRLGQLDHDVLVHLPGGDLEISVYQVDGNLGAFMEGDATMVFEGIIEIDF, from the coding sequence ATGACCACTAAAAATATCATTCTCTTCTCCAAGATGCATGGTCTGGGCAACGACTACGTGGTCATTAATGAATCAGAAGAGACGCTAATCCCTGAAGATAAAAAACCAATCGTGGTAGAACAGCTTTGTAGAAGAGGTTTCTCAATTGGAGCAGATGGGGTGATCTTCGTATCACCTTCTGAGATGGCACAGATAAGATTTCGTATATTCAACGCTGATGGCAGTGAAGCCGAGATGTGTGGTAACGGAATCCGTTGCTTCGCCAAGTTCATCTACGAAAACCACGTCGTGGAACAGGAAACCATAAAGGTGGAAACTCTGGGTGGAATTAAAACACTGGAGCTTAATGTACTGGAGGGTGAAGTAATCTCCACTAGGGTGGATATGGGCCTGGCCAGCTTCCTGGCCCAAGAAATACCCATGATCACCGATAAAGAGGAATTTCTGGACGAAGAACTGGATGTGGATGGAAAAAAATTCGCCCTAACCACAGTCAATGTAGGTAACCCCCATGCTGTGATATTCACCGATGATTTGAATGATGTGGCCCTGGAGGAAGTGGGGCCACTTCTAGAAAACCACTCCGCCTTCCCGGAACGTATTAATGTACATTTTGTGCGGATCATCAGTCCTTGTGAGGTGGAAATGATAACTTGGGAGAGAGGAGCGGGTTTTACCCTGGCCTGCGGTACCGGAGCAACTTCAGTGGCTCTTTCCGGTTACCGGTTGGGACAACTGGACCATGACGTCCTAGTACATCTGCCTGGCGGAGACCTGGAGATTAGTGTCTATCAAGTGGATGGTAATTTAGGCGCCTTTATGGAAGGTGACGCCACCATGGTCTTTGAGGGAATTATTGAGATAGACTTTTAG
- the lysA gene encoding diaminopimelate decarboxylase produces the protein MNLHYQTNDKGHLAIGGADALDLAQEYGTPLYVVDEMRVRENYRRVYQAFSQEYKKFQIFYAAKANTNLAVMRILEEEGSGIDAVSPGEIYTSLLAGFEPERILYTGNNITTTELEFALKSGVRINVDSVSQLQRLAELPRSDGLKISFRVNPMVGAGHHDHCITGGELSKFGIMEHEAVDVYNMALDLGFRPVGIHTHIGSGILDPEPFKLAVKVLMDVAGQVHGETGVNFEFIDFGGGLGIPYTPDEPQLEIETFAREITRLFKEKIYEYGLNNPTLCIEPGRYIVGDASYLLTRVNTVKQSYRKFVGVDAGFNTLLRPTMYGSYHHILVGDKPEARAQENLDVAGNICESGDLFARERPLPKIKEGDVLAIMNAGAYAFSMASQYNSRPRPAEVLVRKGEVDIIRERETFADLLSKQNLPVRLLK, from the coding sequence ATGAACCTGCACTATCAAACCAATGACAAAGGACACTTGGCCATTGGCGGAGCAGATGCTCTGGATCTGGCCCAGGAATACGGTACACCCTTATATGTGGTGGATGAGATGAGGGTGAGGGAGAACTATCGCCGCGTTTACCAGGCCTTCTCCCAGGAGTATAAAAAATTCCAAATATTCTACGCTGCCAAGGCCAACACCAACCTGGCGGTTATGCGGATTTTAGAAGAAGAAGGCAGCGGTATTGATGCCGTGTCCCCGGGAGAAATTTACACTTCTCTGCTGGCCGGATTTGAACCGGAAAGAATTCTCTATACTGGGAATAACATTACAACAACAGAATTAGAGTTTGCTTTAAAGTCTGGTGTTAGAATCAATGTGGACAGTGTCTCCCAGCTGCAGAGGTTAGCAGAGCTTCCCAGAAGTGATGGACTTAAAATATCCTTCCGGGTGAATCCTATGGTAGGGGCTGGTCACCATGACCATTGCATCACCGGTGGAGAACTATCCAAGTTCGGAATAATGGAACATGAAGCGGTTGATGTGTACAATATGGCCCTTGATTTAGGATTCCGTCCAGTGGGAATTCACACTCACATTGGGAGCGGAATTCTGGATCCGGAGCCATTTAAACTGGCGGTTAAGGTATTGATGGATGTGGCCGGCCAAGTTCATGGTGAAACTGGAGTCAACTTTGAATTCATAGATTTCGGGGGAGGCCTGGGAATTCCTTACACCCCAGACGAACCTCAACTGGAGATTGAAACTTTCGCCAGGGAAATTACCAGGTTATTCAAGGAAAAAATCTACGAATATGGTTTGAATAATCCCACCCTGTGCATAGAACCTGGCCGATACATTGTCGGAGACGCATCATACCTCTTAACACGAGTTAACACTGTTAAACAAAGTTACAGGAAGTTTGTGGGAGTGGATGCAGGATTTAACACCTTACTTCGACCCACCATGTACGGCAGCTACCACCATATCCTGGTGGGAGATAAACCTGAAGCTAGAGCCCAGGAAAATTTAGATGTAGCCGGGAACATCTGCGAATCCGGAGATCTCTTTGCCCGTGAGCGTCCCCTACCTAAGATTAAAGAAGGCGACGTCCTGGCCATAATGAATGCTGGGGCATATGCATTCTCCATGGCCAGTCAGTACAACAGTAGACCGCGGCCAGCAGAAGTCTTGGTGAGAAAGGGAGAAGTAGATATTATAAGAGAAAGAGAAACCTTCGCAGACCTTTTATCCAAACAAAATCTACCGGTGAGGCTTCTAAAATGA